A portion of the Sulfuricurvum kujiense DSM 16994 genome contains these proteins:
- a CDS encoding TolC family protein, protein MKLGYGVMSIIACGFLALGAQPLTLSNAYDLALKNEPHLRSLSLRMEATKETVTQSKAKLYPQVQGSLSWGSYGYDADYLRSPVNENYKSYSLSASQPIFHPELWRGIDSSKSRQKAATYEFQSEAQKLGLDVAKAYFNLLRTKRNVEMLTSQSEYYLAKYKEQEEKLKFGLTNRIDLLEAKVHSDKALSELLAEQKRSKVAALRLEHYIKEPVGDLPDFDFSMVDPGKLFRDGMEWESKLGNNPTLQASMASEESATHEVAVRKYQHYPKVDLSLARKETYTQDSVAHKYDNQAIVQMSIPIFEGGYTQSRVREGKMLLEAAQNDVEYNRLDTKQRFEELWAESQLNVETLQVMKESEKSAKLYLDSMEQANKAGLKSLLDVLEAKAKLYEVKRDTIDAGYELVNNYLSILDVTGELNSENIAFLENMAISKGEQ, encoded by the coding sequence ATGAAATTAGGCTACGGTGTAATGTCCATAATAGCGTGCGGATTTCTTGCTTTGGGTGCACAGCCTCTGACGTTAAGCAATGCATATGACTTAGCACTTAAAAATGAACCCCATTTGCGCTCTTTATCGCTTAGAATGGAAGCGACTAAAGAGACGGTTACGCAAAGCAAAGCTAAACTGTATCCGCAGGTTCAAGGATCTCTTTCTTGGGGGAGTTACGGATACGATGCCGATTATCTCCGATCACCGGTAAACGAAAATTATAAAAGCTATTCGCTTTCAGCATCACAGCCTATTTTTCATCCTGAATTATGGCGGGGCATTGATTCGTCGAAATCACGTCAAAAAGCCGCTACTTATGAGTTTCAATCCGAGGCGCAAAAACTCGGGCTGGATGTGGCTAAAGCCTATTTCAATCTCTTAAGAACAAAACGTAATGTCGAGATGCTCACGTCTCAAAGTGAGTATTATCTCGCCAAATATAAAGAACAGGAAGAGAAACTAAAATTCGGCTTGACCAACCGTATTGACCTGCTTGAAGCTAAAGTGCATAGTGACAAAGCATTATCAGAGTTGCTTGCCGAACAAAAACGTTCGAAAGTGGCGGCACTTCGGCTTGAACATTATATTAAAGAGCCGGTAGGCGATTTGCCGGATTTTGATTTTTCGATGGTTGATCCAGGCAAATTATTCCGTGACGGTATGGAATGGGAAAGCAAACTCGGAAACAATCCGACGTTACAGGCTTCAATGGCCTCTGAAGAGTCGGCAACGCATGAAGTAGCCGTTCGAAAATATCAGCATTATCCGAAAGTTGATTTAAGTCTTGCGAGAAAAGAGACCTATACGCAAGATAGCGTTGCCCATAAATATGATAATCAGGCTATCGTTCAGATGTCGATACCGATTTTTGAGGGCGGATACACTCAATCACGCGTCCGCGAGGGGAAAATGTTGCTCGAAGCGGCGCAAAACGATGTAGAATACAATCGTTTGGATACCAAACAGCGCTTTGAAGAGCTATGGGCTGAAAGCCAGCTCAATGTTGAAACCCTTCAAGTGATGAAAGAATCCGAAAAATCGGCTAAGCTCTATTTGGATTCGATGGAACAAGCAAACAAAGCAGGACTGAAAAGTTTGCTGGATGTGCTGGAAGCCAAAGCAAAATTGTACGAAGTTAAACGGGATACTATTGATGCGGGATATGAATTGGTCAACAATTATTTAAGCATATTGGACGTGACGGGCGAACTCAACAGCGAAAATATCGCATTTTTGGAAAACATGGCAATTTCTAAAGGAGAACAATAA
- a CDS encoding glycosyltransferase codes for MSSNLRVAIVHDWLTAMGGAEYTLQQLLKLYPGADIYTMVDILPENERQWLKGHRIFTSPLQSFPFLAKRYRQMIWMMPFLIEQFDLEKYDLIISDSHAVAKGVIVHPDQKHLAYIYSPMRYAWDLTYEHDRIGVLGSGLKRFFLRHWFFRFRLWDAASSLRPDSIIAISHFIRKRIRKSWGREASVIYPPVDVEGSPFSKEKGDYYITVSRLVPYKRIDLIVEAFRTMPDKKLIVIGDGPMYNELSKNLPANVKLEGYLGRNEMLQKLSFAKAFIFMPKEDFGIAPLEAQACGTPVIAYGCGGAAETVRGLDKTDPTGVFVPYQDVESLAEAIGIFESNADKFDPENCREWAMKFSQSRFREEFSQHIEKLMKDEE; via the coding sequence ATGAGCAGTAACCTTCGGGTTGCCATTGTTCATGATTGGCTTACGGCTATGGGCGGAGCTGAATATACGCTGCAACAGCTCTTAAAGCTCTATCCCGGAGCCGACATCTATACGATGGTCGATATACTTCCCGAAAACGAGCGCCAATGGCTTAAGGGACATCGTATATTTACATCCCCGTTACAGTCATTTCCTTTTCTTGCAAAGCGGTACCGTCAAATGATATGGATGATGCCGTTTTTGATCGAACAGTTTGATTTGGAAAAATATGACTTGATCATTTCTGACTCTCATGCGGTTGCCAAAGGGGTGATCGTCCATCCGGACCAAAAGCATTTGGCGTACATTTATTCTCCGATGCGCTATGCGTGGGATTTGACCTACGAGCATGACCGCATCGGCGTATTGGGTAGCGGCTTAAAACGTTTTTTTCTCCGGCATTGGTTCTTCCGTTTTCGATTGTGGGATGCAGCTTCTTCGCTCCGTCCCGACTCAATAATCGCAATTTCACATTTTATCCGTAAACGGATCCGAAAATCATGGGGTAGAGAAGCGAGTGTTATCTACCCGCCTGTCGATGTCGAGGGTTCTCCTTTTTCAAAAGAAAAAGGGGACTATTACATCACTGTCTCGCGTCTGGTCCCCTATAAGCGGATCGATTTGATCGTCGAAGCGTTTCGCACTATGCCGGACAAGAAGCTCATTGTAATCGGTGATGGGCCTATGTACAATGAACTCTCTAAAAACCTTCCGGCTAATGTAAAATTAGAAGGATATCTTGGACGAAATGAAATGCTGCAAAAGCTCTCTTTTGCAAAAGCATTTATTTTTATGCCTAAAGAAGACTTTGGCATCGCCCCGCTGGAAGCACAAGCATGCGGAACCCCGGTAATTGCGTATGGCTGCGGCGGAGCGGCGGAGACGGTGAGAGGGCTGGATAAAACCGATCCGACAGGGGTATTCGTACCTTATCAGGATGTAGAATCTTTGGCGGAGGCGATAGGGATTTTTGAATCCAATGCAGATAAATTTGATCCCGAAAATTGCCGGGAGTGGGCGATGAAGTTTTCGCAAAGCCGTTTTCGGGAAGAATTTTCACAACATATCGAGAAACTAATGAAGGATGAAGAATGA
- a CDS encoding HlyD family type I secretion periplasmic adaptor subunit codes for MSQTENAQLVSPETPPSPQTEDRNYRRLGLIVLALLVGVFGVWGAFAPLSSAVAASGKVSVASSNRMIQHLEGGIVKSILVKDGDSVKAGQELIELDNTQADAQLQIVLAQYYENLGLESRLIAERDGKSSIVFDPDLDKMQNPASRLLIMEAQRREFHARAQQLIDEKQVLNERIEQLRNQVEGLEAIVASKTSLSRSYNDEIKEWEVLYQQQLIDKMRLRDIKREKVRTDGDIANAKADIGRAKAQISEVKAQIIAQRQKFMQEVVSELGDVQAKLSDNRARIFALQDVSNRTKMTAPVAGIVTNLQMHTIGGIIPPGKAVMEIVPEGEPLIIDVKIAATDIVNVHEGLKAEIKFPGFSHVKSLNVVMGELVQIAPDAVTDEATKSLYYPAKIRVTAEGQKELMRNHLAIQPGNPVDAMIVVASRTFMDYLIHPFKYMADRAFNEQ; via the coding sequence GTGAGCCAAACAGAAAATGCTCAACTCGTTTCCCCGGAAACTCCCCCTTCCCCCCAAACGGAAGACCGTAATTACAGACGTCTCGGCTTAATAGTTCTTGCACTTTTAGTAGGAGTATTCGGAGTATGGGGTGCGTTTGCCCCTTTGAGCAGTGCCGTAGCAGCTTCAGGAAAGGTAAGCGTAGCATCTAGTAACCGTATGATCCAACATCTGGAAGGCGGGATTGTAAAATCGATTTTAGTTAAAGACGGTGACAGTGTAAAAGCAGGGCAGGAATTGATAGAGCTTGATAATACGCAAGCAGATGCTCAACTTCAGATTGTTTTGGCACAGTATTATGAAAATTTGGGTTTAGAATCACGTTTGATTGCCGAACGTGACGGTAAAAGTTCTATTGTATTCGACCCGGATCTGGACAAAATGCAAAATCCGGCTTCACGCTTGCTGATAATGGAAGCACAACGCAGAGAGTTTCATGCCAGAGCGCAGCAGCTTATCGATGAAAAGCAGGTTTTGAATGAGCGGATTGAACAGCTCCGTAATCAAGTAGAAGGCTTAGAAGCGATCGTTGCAAGCAAAACATCCCTTTCCCGTTCGTATAATGATGAGATCAAAGAGTGGGAAGTACTCTATCAGCAGCAGCTGATCGATAAAATGAGACTGCGGGATATTAAACGCGAAAAAGTGCGTACAGATGGGGATATCGCCAATGCAAAAGCTGACATCGGGCGTGCAAAAGCGCAAATCAGCGAAGTAAAAGCGCAGATCATCGCCCAAAGACAAAAATTTATGCAAGAAGTTGTTTCTGAATTGGGTGACGTCCAGGCTAAATTATCGGATAACCGTGCCCGTATTTTCGCGCTTCAGGATGTATCGAACCGGACAAAAATGACTGCTCCGGTGGCAGGTATCGTGACTAATCTCCAAATGCATACAATTGGGGGAATTATCCCTCCCGGCAAGGCGGTAATGGAGATCGTCCCTGAGGGGGAACCTCTGATAATCGATGTGAAAATTGCGGCGACCGATATTGTTAATGTACATGAAGGACTCAAAGCTGAGATTAAATTTCCGGGATTTTCGCATGTCAAATCACTTAATGTCGTAATGGGTGAGTTAGTCCAGATCGCCCCCGATGCTGTAACGGATGAAGCGACGAAGAGCCTCTATTATCCGGCCAAAATCCGTGTTACTGCAGAAGGCCAAAAAGAGCTTATGCGTAATCATTTGGCGATACAGCCGGGTAATCCTGTTGATGCGATGATCGTAGTTGCCAGCAGAACGTTCATGGATTATCTGATCCATCCGTTTAAGTATATGGCTGATAGGGCATTTAATGAGCAGTAA